The following are encoded in a window of Megachile rotundata isolate GNS110a chromosome 2, iyMegRotu1, whole genome shotgun sequence genomic DNA:
- the Grip128 gene encoding gamma-tubulin complex component 5 isoform X2, whose amino-acid sequence MGTKTLNDIHNDMKQLITAITSFEENEEGFRVCERFCMTNIKHHRFLSVNSSTTKEAIKALITKFSIHGKYDVAKKFKELIDLFLSSFDFEQHPQYDLQWYLLTLLLELAKETHKSDLECLKLIRGECTLNVSGENEKEVPEEIDWAEYLKEGHENFFDSYKSDTESEWSEEAEDIVNLSTNFEGSTDTTNLDKTICIPNTEKELNTLSFTLNEELKSRNWLLSNVQNTWWNELEWRKYPVKSKVCDAHLCEIWHQATGGDFYTIGTLSEYSVCRELLWMFYAPMPMMIFQICGDAKFSIHSNISIPSLTTVAFNSILAPFCEYFSMIHEIEQFGTELYLEQDGLNKKPPLTYETYNSILRQHLIKFKCKIIDLEKDVMKQDKITTLLSLSSILNKNLYNIKILYQVHKKAISNWRVYPNWKCASRLLSSLYFEIQKSHNQERTNICISLYLSSLTVYLNIIDTWLSEGRFEDWREEFIIARSLNDITLENSEQYETFSLRPLDSICLSDPIMRFLIRKVQHIAQSIELLVSLDRISDIWKINIGNDGTKTSLIEEFYTKLDGEISKYNKREIQTEVSSTDDEITEDKHNEDIDRNIIQQLTEFNNPFLLKALESYLPSELLNKSTTSTFISKCQNDKVGTVNIFRRLEEVSDHILPFRKILENILAEILTSRYNGASRLVKQMMSEEYKLESHLTLMRSVYMMQAGHIMNKFYQKLFHEIETNRMWNNSYFLSCILEEILSQWWPNSSSRWSITVSNTHTDQVLLAVDNITLHYAIGWPMNIVLNEKTFIKYNEIFRFQLKLKWALWTLNNLRFSDLEGSKLMCKRNKLEQFHIRRIESLRFCLLHAISSIHTYLSGQVLENLSIILEKSLTQTDSLDAIVSVHNEYLRKVHEHCLLTHEYEDLMATIINLIEMCSHIRARWNYAKLMFVSEELDVLESSYNKYHTYLALALHNAIQNKDASYSYQHLPPSGLSIPIPKIIHKPDWNKNSFQSEYSLPNDINLNEYDQTFSYIRWYQLEESIITFNLLSTHSLNEAMRDFIDDDNSETS is encoded by the exons atGGGTACAAAAACATTAAACGATATTCATAATGATATGAAACaattaataacagcaataacTTCTTTTGAG GAAAATGAGGAAGGATTTCGAGTTTGTGAACGTTTTTGTATGACAAATATTAAACATCATCGATTTTTATCTGTTAATAGCAGTACCACAAAAGAAGCAATCAAAGCtttgattacaaaattttctatCCATGGAAAGTATGATGTAGCAAAAAAATTCAAAGAGCTTATTGATCTGTTTTTGTCTAGTTTTGATTTTGAGCAGCATCCACAATATGATTTGCAATGGTATTTACTAACATTATTATTGGAATTAGCAAAAGAAACTCATAAGTCAGATTTggaatgtttaaaattaatacgTGGAGAATGTACTCTTAATGTGTCTGGTGAAAATGAAAAGGAAGTTCCAGAGGAAATTGATTGGGCTGAATATTTGAAAGAAGGTCATGAGAACTTTTTTGACAGCTATAAAAGTGATACAGAaagt GAATGGTCAGAAGAAGCAGAAGATATTGTAAATTTGAGTACCAATTTTGAAGGGTCTACTGATACCACAAATTTGGATAAAACAATATGTATACCAAATACAGAAAAAGAATTAAATACATTATCATTTACATTAAATGAGGAGCTTAAATCTAGAAATTGGTTACTATCAAATGTTCAGAATACATGGTGGAATGAATTAGAGTGGCGAAAATATCCAGTTAAAAGTAAAGTTTGTGATGCTCATCTTTGTGAAATTTg GCATCAAGCAACAGGAGGAGATTTTTACACAATTGGAACTCTTAGTGAATATTCAGTATGCAGAGAATTGTTGTGGATGTTTTATGCTCCAATGCCTATGATGATATTCCAAATATGTGGAGATGCAAAATTTTCTATTCATTCCAATATATCTATACCCAGTTTAACAACT gtTGCTTTTAATAGCATTCTTGCACCATTTTGTGAATATTTTTCAATGATACATGAAATAGAACAATTTGGAACTGAGCTATACTTAGAACAGGATGGTTTAAATAAGAAACCACCTTTAACTTATGAAACATACAATTCAATACTCAGacaacatttaataaaatttaaatgtaaaataattgatTTAGAAAAAGATGTCATGAAACAAG ATAAAATCACTACACTTTTATCCTTATCATCCATCCTgaacaaaaatttatacaacataaaaattttatatcaagtTCACAAAAAGGCTATATCTAATTGGAGAGTTTACCCAAATTGGAAATGCGCGTCGAGATTATTGTCCtccttatattttgaaatacagaAATCTCACAACCAAGAAAGAACAAATATCTGTATAAGTTTATATTTATCTAGTCTCactgtatatttaaatataattgacaCATGGTTAAGTGAAGGACGATTTGAAGATTGGAGAGAAGAATTTATAATTGCCag atcgCTAAATGATATAACTTTAGAAAATAGTGAGCAATATGAAACATTTTCTTTGAGACCTTTGGATAGTATATGTTTATCAGATCCTATAATGcgatttttaataagaaaagtACAACATATTGCTCAAAGTATTGAGTTATTAGTATCTTTGGACCGTATTTCAGACATATGGAAAATTAATATTGGGAATGATG GAACGAAAACATCTTTGATTGAAGAATTTTATACTAAATTAGATGGAGAAATTTCTAAGTACAATAAACGCGAGATACAAACAGAAGTATCTTCAACTGATGATGAAATCACAGAAGATAAACATAATGAAGATATTGATAGAAATATCATACAACAATTAACTGAGTTTAACAATCCATTTTTGTTAAAAGCATTAGAAAGTTATCTTCCttctgaattattaaacaaaagtaCCACTAGTACTTTTATTTCTAAATGTCAAAATGACAAAGTAGGGACTGTTAATATATTTAGAAG ACTTGAAGAGGTATCAGATCATATATTGccatttagaaaaatattagaaaatatattagCAGAGATTCTAACTTCACGGTATAATGGTGCGAGTAGATTAGTGAAACAAATGATGTCAGAAGAATATAAATTGGAATCACATTTAACACTAATGAGATCTGTTTATATGATGCAAGCTGGTCATATCATGAACAAGTTTTaccaaaaattatttcatgag ATTGAAACTAATCGTATGTggaataattcatattttttatcatgCATATTGGAAGAAATTCTTTCTCAATGGTGGCCGAATTCAAGTTCACGTTGGTCTATTACAGTTTCTAACACACATACAGATCAAGTGTTACTGGCTGTAGATAATATAACGTTACATTATGCTATTGGCTGGCCTATGAATATTGTTTTAAACGAAAAAACTTTTATAaagtataatgaaatatttagatTTCAGTTAAAATTGAAGTGGGCTTTGTggacattaaataatttaagattTAGTG ATTTAGAAGGATCAAAGTTAATGTGTAAAAGAAATAAGTTGGAACAATTTCATATAAGACGAATTGAAAGTTTGCGATTTTGTTTACTACATGCAATCAGttctatacatacatatttatcaGGCCAAGTactagaaaatttgagtattataTTAGAGAAATCTCTAACGCAGACTGATAGCCTTGATGCGATTGTATCAG TTCATAATGAGTATTTAAGAAAGGTTCATGAACATTGTTTATTAACGCACGAATACGAAGATTTGATGGCTACTATAAtaaat TTAATTGAAATGTGCAGTCATATTCGAGCTCGGTGGAATTATGCAAAATTAATGTTTGTCAGTGAAGAATTAGATGTATTGGAAAGCAGCTATAACAAATATCATACATATCTTGCTTTAGCTTTGCACAACGCAATACAAAATAAGGATGCAAGTTACT CTTATCAACACTTACCACCATCAGGATTATCtattccaattccaaaaataatTCATAAGCCAGACTGGAATAAGAACAG TTTCCAATCTGAATATTCTTTGCCTAATGATATTAATCTTAATGAATATGATCAAACATTTTCATATATACGGTGGTATCAATTAGAGGAAagtattattacatttaatttgcTGTCCACGCATTCTTTAAATGAAGCAATGAGAGATTTTATTGATGATGATAATTCAGAAACTAGTTGA
- the Grip128 gene encoding gamma-tubulin complex component 5 isoform X1, translated as MGTKTLNDIHNDMKQLITAITSFEENEEGFRVCERFCMTNIKHHRFLSVNSSTTKEAIKALITKFSIHGKYDVAKKFKELIDLFLSSFDFEQHPQYDLQWYLLTLLLELAKETHKSDLECLKLIRGECTLNVSGENEKEVPEEIDWAEYLKEGHENFFDSYKSDTESEWSEEAEDIVNLSTNFEGSTDTTNLDKTICIPNTEKELNTLSFTLNEELKSRNWLLSNVQNTWWNELEWRKYPVKSKVCDAHLCEIWHQATGGDFYTIGTLSEYSVCRELLWMFYAPMPMMIFQICGDAKFSIHSNISIPSLTTVAFNSILAPFCEYFSMIHEIEQFGTELYLEQDGLNKKPPLTYETYNSILRQHLIKFKCKIIDLEKDVMKQDKITTLLSLSSILNKNLYNIKILYQVHKKAISNWRVYPNWKCASRLLSSLYFEIQKSHNQERTNICISLYLSSLTVYLNIIDTWLSEGRFEDWREEFIIARSLNDITLENSEQYETFSLRPLDSICLSDPIMRFLIRKVQHIAQSIELLVSLDRISDIWKINIGNDGTKTSLIEEFYTKLDGEISKYNKREIQTEVSSTDDEITEDKHNEDIDRNIIQQLTEFNNPFLLKALESYLPSELLNKSTTSTFISKCQNDKVGTVNIFRRLEEVSDHILPFRKILENILAEILTSRYNGASRLVKQMMSEEYKLESHLTLMRSVYMMQAGHIMNKFYQKLFHEIETNRMWNNSYFLSCILEEILSQWWPNSSSRWSITVSNTHTDQVLLAVDNITLHYAIGWPMNIVLNEKTFIKYNEIFRFQLKLKWALWTLNNLRFSDLEGSKLMCKRNKLEQFHIRRIESLRFCLLHAISSIHTYLSGQVLENLSIILEKSLTQTDSLDAIVSVHNEYLRKVHEHCLLTHEYEDLMATIINLIEMCSHIRARWNYAKLMFVSEELDVLESSYNKYHTYLALALHNAIQNKDASYYELMLQYHINSRNESIENDGLIYPFKNFNQSLLIEIAYQHLPPSGLSIPIPKIIHKPDWNKNSFQSEYSLPNDINLNEYDQTFSYIRWYQLEESIITFNLLSTHSLNEAMRDFIDDDNSETS; from the exons atGGGTACAAAAACATTAAACGATATTCATAATGATATGAAACaattaataacagcaataacTTCTTTTGAG GAAAATGAGGAAGGATTTCGAGTTTGTGAACGTTTTTGTATGACAAATATTAAACATCATCGATTTTTATCTGTTAATAGCAGTACCACAAAAGAAGCAATCAAAGCtttgattacaaaattttctatCCATGGAAAGTATGATGTAGCAAAAAAATTCAAAGAGCTTATTGATCTGTTTTTGTCTAGTTTTGATTTTGAGCAGCATCCACAATATGATTTGCAATGGTATTTACTAACATTATTATTGGAATTAGCAAAAGAAACTCATAAGTCAGATTTggaatgtttaaaattaatacgTGGAGAATGTACTCTTAATGTGTCTGGTGAAAATGAAAAGGAAGTTCCAGAGGAAATTGATTGGGCTGAATATTTGAAAGAAGGTCATGAGAACTTTTTTGACAGCTATAAAAGTGATACAGAaagt GAATGGTCAGAAGAAGCAGAAGATATTGTAAATTTGAGTACCAATTTTGAAGGGTCTACTGATACCACAAATTTGGATAAAACAATATGTATACCAAATACAGAAAAAGAATTAAATACATTATCATTTACATTAAATGAGGAGCTTAAATCTAGAAATTGGTTACTATCAAATGTTCAGAATACATGGTGGAATGAATTAGAGTGGCGAAAATATCCAGTTAAAAGTAAAGTTTGTGATGCTCATCTTTGTGAAATTTg GCATCAAGCAACAGGAGGAGATTTTTACACAATTGGAACTCTTAGTGAATATTCAGTATGCAGAGAATTGTTGTGGATGTTTTATGCTCCAATGCCTATGATGATATTCCAAATATGTGGAGATGCAAAATTTTCTATTCATTCCAATATATCTATACCCAGTTTAACAACT gtTGCTTTTAATAGCATTCTTGCACCATTTTGTGAATATTTTTCAATGATACATGAAATAGAACAATTTGGAACTGAGCTATACTTAGAACAGGATGGTTTAAATAAGAAACCACCTTTAACTTATGAAACATACAATTCAATACTCAGacaacatttaataaaatttaaatgtaaaataattgatTTAGAAAAAGATGTCATGAAACAAG ATAAAATCACTACACTTTTATCCTTATCATCCATCCTgaacaaaaatttatacaacataaaaattttatatcaagtTCACAAAAAGGCTATATCTAATTGGAGAGTTTACCCAAATTGGAAATGCGCGTCGAGATTATTGTCCtccttatattttgaaatacagaAATCTCACAACCAAGAAAGAACAAATATCTGTATAAGTTTATATTTATCTAGTCTCactgtatatttaaatataattgacaCATGGTTAAGTGAAGGACGATTTGAAGATTGGAGAGAAGAATTTATAATTGCCag atcgCTAAATGATATAACTTTAGAAAATAGTGAGCAATATGAAACATTTTCTTTGAGACCTTTGGATAGTATATGTTTATCAGATCCTATAATGcgatttttaataagaaaagtACAACATATTGCTCAAAGTATTGAGTTATTAGTATCTTTGGACCGTATTTCAGACATATGGAAAATTAATATTGGGAATGATG GAACGAAAACATCTTTGATTGAAGAATTTTATACTAAATTAGATGGAGAAATTTCTAAGTACAATAAACGCGAGATACAAACAGAAGTATCTTCAACTGATGATGAAATCACAGAAGATAAACATAATGAAGATATTGATAGAAATATCATACAACAATTAACTGAGTTTAACAATCCATTTTTGTTAAAAGCATTAGAAAGTTATCTTCCttctgaattattaaacaaaagtaCCACTAGTACTTTTATTTCTAAATGTCAAAATGACAAAGTAGGGACTGTTAATATATTTAGAAG ACTTGAAGAGGTATCAGATCATATATTGccatttagaaaaatattagaaaatatattagCAGAGATTCTAACTTCACGGTATAATGGTGCGAGTAGATTAGTGAAACAAATGATGTCAGAAGAATATAAATTGGAATCACATTTAACACTAATGAGATCTGTTTATATGATGCAAGCTGGTCATATCATGAACAAGTTTTaccaaaaattatttcatgag ATTGAAACTAATCGTATGTggaataattcatattttttatcatgCATATTGGAAGAAATTCTTTCTCAATGGTGGCCGAATTCAAGTTCACGTTGGTCTATTACAGTTTCTAACACACATACAGATCAAGTGTTACTGGCTGTAGATAATATAACGTTACATTATGCTATTGGCTGGCCTATGAATATTGTTTTAAACGAAAAAACTTTTATAaagtataatgaaatatttagatTTCAGTTAAAATTGAAGTGGGCTTTGTggacattaaataatttaagattTAGTG ATTTAGAAGGATCAAAGTTAATGTGTAAAAGAAATAAGTTGGAACAATTTCATATAAGACGAATTGAAAGTTTGCGATTTTGTTTACTACATGCAATCAGttctatacatacatatttatcaGGCCAAGTactagaaaatttgagtattataTTAGAGAAATCTCTAACGCAGACTGATAGCCTTGATGCGATTGTATCAG TTCATAATGAGTATTTAAGAAAGGTTCATGAACATTGTTTATTAACGCACGAATACGAAGATTTGATGGCTACTATAAtaaat TTAATTGAAATGTGCAGTCATATTCGAGCTCGGTGGAATTATGCAAAATTAATGTTTGTCAGTGAAGAATTAGATGTATTGGAAAGCAGCTATAACAAATATCATACATATCTTGCTTTAGCTTTGCACAACGCAATACAAAATAAGGATGCAAGTTACT ACGAATTAATGCTACAATATCATATTAATTCAAGAAATGAATCAATAGAGAATGATGGTCTTATTTAtccgtttaaaaattttaatcaaagttTATTAATCGAAATAGCTTATCAACACTTACCACCATCAGGATTATCtattccaattccaaaaataatTCATAAGCCAGACTGGAATAAGAACAG TTTCCAATCTGAATATTCTTTGCCTAATGATATTAATCTTAATGAATATGATCAAACATTTTCATATATACGGTGGTATCAATTAGAGGAAagtattattacatttaatttgcTGTCCACGCATTCTTTAAATGAAGCAATGAGAGATTTTATTGATGATGATAATTCAGAAACTAGTTGA
- the Grip128 gene encoding gamma-tubulin complex component 5 isoform X3, with protein sequence MGTKTLNDIHNDMKQLITAITSFEENEEGFRVCERFCMTNIKHHRFLSVNSSTTKEAIKALITKFSIHGKYDVAKKFKELIDLFLSSFDFEQHPQYDLQWYLLTLLLELAKETHKSDLECLKLIRGECTLNVSGENEKEVPEEIDWAEYLKEGHENFFDSYKSDTESEWSEEAEDIVNLSTNFEGSTDTTNLDKTICIPNTEKELNTLSFTLNEELKSRNWLLSNVQNTWWNELEWRKYPVKSKVCDAHLCEIWHQATGGDFYTIGTLSEYSVCRELLWMFYAPMPMMIFQICGDAKFSIHSNISIPSLTTVAFNSILAPFCEYFSMIHEIEQFGTELYLEQDGLNKKPPLTYETYNSILRQHLIKFKCKIIDLEKDVMKQDKITTLLSLSSILNKNLYNIKILYQVHKKAISNWRVYPNWKCASRLLSSLYFEIQKSHNQERTNICISLYLSSLTVYLNIIDTWLSEGRFEDWREEFIIARSLNDITLENSEQYETFSLRPLDSICLSDPIMRFLIRKVQHIAQSIELLVSLDRISDIWKINIGNDGTKTSLIEEFYTKLDGEISKYNKREIQTEVSSTDDEITEDKHNEDIDRNIIQQLTEFNNPFLLKALESYLPSELLNKSTTSTFISKCQNDKVGTVNIFRRLEEVSDHILPFRKILENILAEILTSRYNGASRLVKQMMSEEYKLESHLTLMRSVYMMQAGHIMNKFYQKLFHEIETNRMWNNSYFLSCILEEILSQWWPNSSSRWSITVSNTHTDQVLLAVDNITLHYAIGWPMNIVLNEKTFIKYNEIFRFQLKLKWALWTLNNLRFSDLEGSKLMCKRNKLEQFHIRRIESLRFCLLHAISSIHTYLSGQVLENLSIILEKSLTQTDSLDAIVSVHNEYLRKVHEHCLLTHEYEDLMATIINLIEMCSHIRARWNYAKLMFVSEELDVLESSYNKYHTYLALALHNAIQNKDASYLTGLSSAFNCNMSSAKH encoded by the exons atGGGTACAAAAACATTAAACGATATTCATAATGATATGAAACaattaataacagcaataacTTCTTTTGAG GAAAATGAGGAAGGATTTCGAGTTTGTGAACGTTTTTGTATGACAAATATTAAACATCATCGATTTTTATCTGTTAATAGCAGTACCACAAAAGAAGCAATCAAAGCtttgattacaaaattttctatCCATGGAAAGTATGATGTAGCAAAAAAATTCAAAGAGCTTATTGATCTGTTTTTGTCTAGTTTTGATTTTGAGCAGCATCCACAATATGATTTGCAATGGTATTTACTAACATTATTATTGGAATTAGCAAAAGAAACTCATAAGTCAGATTTggaatgtttaaaattaatacgTGGAGAATGTACTCTTAATGTGTCTGGTGAAAATGAAAAGGAAGTTCCAGAGGAAATTGATTGGGCTGAATATTTGAAAGAAGGTCATGAGAACTTTTTTGACAGCTATAAAAGTGATACAGAaagt GAATGGTCAGAAGAAGCAGAAGATATTGTAAATTTGAGTACCAATTTTGAAGGGTCTACTGATACCACAAATTTGGATAAAACAATATGTATACCAAATACAGAAAAAGAATTAAATACATTATCATTTACATTAAATGAGGAGCTTAAATCTAGAAATTGGTTACTATCAAATGTTCAGAATACATGGTGGAATGAATTAGAGTGGCGAAAATATCCAGTTAAAAGTAAAGTTTGTGATGCTCATCTTTGTGAAATTTg GCATCAAGCAACAGGAGGAGATTTTTACACAATTGGAACTCTTAGTGAATATTCAGTATGCAGAGAATTGTTGTGGATGTTTTATGCTCCAATGCCTATGATGATATTCCAAATATGTGGAGATGCAAAATTTTCTATTCATTCCAATATATCTATACCCAGTTTAACAACT gtTGCTTTTAATAGCATTCTTGCACCATTTTGTGAATATTTTTCAATGATACATGAAATAGAACAATTTGGAACTGAGCTATACTTAGAACAGGATGGTTTAAATAAGAAACCACCTTTAACTTATGAAACATACAATTCAATACTCAGacaacatttaataaaatttaaatgtaaaataattgatTTAGAAAAAGATGTCATGAAACAAG ATAAAATCACTACACTTTTATCCTTATCATCCATCCTgaacaaaaatttatacaacataaaaattttatatcaagtTCACAAAAAGGCTATATCTAATTGGAGAGTTTACCCAAATTGGAAATGCGCGTCGAGATTATTGTCCtccttatattttgaaatacagaAATCTCACAACCAAGAAAGAACAAATATCTGTATAAGTTTATATTTATCTAGTCTCactgtatatttaaatataattgacaCATGGTTAAGTGAAGGACGATTTGAAGATTGGAGAGAAGAATTTATAATTGCCag atcgCTAAATGATATAACTTTAGAAAATAGTGAGCAATATGAAACATTTTCTTTGAGACCTTTGGATAGTATATGTTTATCAGATCCTATAATGcgatttttaataagaaaagtACAACATATTGCTCAAAGTATTGAGTTATTAGTATCTTTGGACCGTATTTCAGACATATGGAAAATTAATATTGGGAATGATG GAACGAAAACATCTTTGATTGAAGAATTTTATACTAAATTAGATGGAGAAATTTCTAAGTACAATAAACGCGAGATACAAACAGAAGTATCTTCAACTGATGATGAAATCACAGAAGATAAACATAATGAAGATATTGATAGAAATATCATACAACAATTAACTGAGTTTAACAATCCATTTTTGTTAAAAGCATTAGAAAGTTATCTTCCttctgaattattaaacaaaagtaCCACTAGTACTTTTATTTCTAAATGTCAAAATGACAAAGTAGGGACTGTTAATATATTTAGAAG ACTTGAAGAGGTATCAGATCATATATTGccatttagaaaaatattagaaaatatattagCAGAGATTCTAACTTCACGGTATAATGGTGCGAGTAGATTAGTGAAACAAATGATGTCAGAAGAATATAAATTGGAATCACATTTAACACTAATGAGATCTGTTTATATGATGCAAGCTGGTCATATCATGAACAAGTTTTaccaaaaattatttcatgag ATTGAAACTAATCGTATGTggaataattcatattttttatcatgCATATTGGAAGAAATTCTTTCTCAATGGTGGCCGAATTCAAGTTCACGTTGGTCTATTACAGTTTCTAACACACATACAGATCAAGTGTTACTGGCTGTAGATAATATAACGTTACATTATGCTATTGGCTGGCCTATGAATATTGTTTTAAACGAAAAAACTTTTATAaagtataatgaaatatttagatTTCAGTTAAAATTGAAGTGGGCTTTGTggacattaaataatttaagattTAGTG ATTTAGAAGGATCAAAGTTAATGTGTAAAAGAAATAAGTTGGAACAATTTCATATAAGACGAATTGAAAGTTTGCGATTTTGTTTACTACATGCAATCAGttctatacatacatatttatcaGGCCAAGTactagaaaatttgagtattataTTAGAGAAATCTCTAACGCAGACTGATAGCCTTGATGCGATTGTATCAG TTCATAATGAGTATTTAAGAAAGGTTCATGAACATTGTTTATTAACGCACGAATACGAAGATTTGATGGCTACTATAAtaaat TTAATTGAAATGTGCAGTCATATTCGAGCTCGGTGGAATTATGCAAAATTAATGTTTGTCAGTGAAGAATTAGATGTATTGGAAAGCAGCTATAACAAATATCATACATATCTTGCTTTAGCTTTGCACAACGCAATACAAAATAAGGATGCAAGTTACT tgaCTGGTTTAAGTTCAGCATTTAACTGCAACATGTCAAGTGCTAAACACTAA
- the RagC-D gene encoding ras-related GTP binding C/D, which translates to MDDDDQYQAGYDVGSFPKDFGYAPFDGETEESMDPLAGEQKPRILLMGLRRSGKSSIQKVVFHKMSPNETLFLESTNKIIKDDISNSSFVQFQIWDFPGQIDFFDPTFDSDMIFGGCGALVFVIDAQDDYMEALNKLHLTVTKAYKVNQAIKFEVFIHKVDGLSDDCKMETQRDIHTRANDDLADSGCDQIHLSFHLTSIYDHSIFEAFSKVVQKLIPQLPTLENLLNILISNSAIEKAFLFDVVSKIYIATDSSPVDMQSYELCCDMIDVVIDVSCIYGLREDLEAAAFDNQSSSLIKLNNGTILYLREVNKFLALVCILREDNFDRQGVIDYNFLCFRKAIQQVFELRNKTMTATNVNNHSTPPINETSNAPTVSQSGTMGQNGTVVIAQS; encoded by the exons ATG gaTGATGACGATCAGTATCAAGCAGGTTATGATGTAGGTTCTTTCCCTAAAGATTTTGGATATGCTCCATTCGATGGAGAAACAGAAGAATCTATGGATCCCTTAGCAGGGGAACAAAAGCCTAGGATACTTTTAATGGGTCTTCGAAG aAGTGGAAAATCATCAATACAAAAAGTAGTTTTCCATAAAATGTCACCAAATGAAACCTTATTCTTGGAAagcacaaataaaattattaaggaTGATATAAGTAACTCTAGCTTTGTTCAGTTTCAAATCTGGGACTTCCCAGGACAAATTGACTTCTTTGATCCTACTTTTGACAGTGATATGATTTTTGGTGGTTGTGGAGCATTGGTGTTTGTTATTGATGCTCAAGATGATTATATGGAAGCACTTAATAAACTTCATTTAACAGTTACGAAAGCATATAAAGTTAATCAAGCAATAAAATTTGAAGTGTTCATACATAAGGTAGATGGTTTATCTGATGACTGTAAAATGGAAACACAAAGAGATATACATACTAGAGCAAATGATGACCTTGCAGATTCTG GATGTGATCAAATACATCTAAGCTTTCATTTGACATCTATATATGATCATAGTATATTTGAAGCATTTAGTAAAGTTGTTCAAAAGCTGATACCACAGTTACCAACTCTAGAAAATTTACTTAACATACTCATATCG aattcTGCAATTGAAAAAGCATTTTTATTTGATGTAGTATCTAAAATCTATATTGCAACTGACAGTTCTCCTGTAGATATGCAAAGTTATGAGCTTTGCTGTGATATGATTGATGTTGTTATTGATGTATCTTGTATATATGG tttGAGGGAGGATTTAGAAGCTGCAGCATTTGATAATCAGAGTTCTAGTCTAATTAAACTAAATAATGGAACAATTTTATATCTGCGAGAAGTTAATAAATTCTTAGCTTTAGTTTGTATTTTACGTGAAGATAATTTTGATAGACAAg gTGTAATTGATTACAATTTCCTTTGTTTTCGCAAAGCTATACAACAAGTTTTTGAATTGCGTAATAAAACTATGACTGCTACAAATGTTAATAATCATTCAACACCTCCTATCAATGAAACATCAAATGCACCTACAGTATCACAAAGTGGAACAATGGGACAAAATGGTACTGTTGTAATTGCACAGAGTTAA